In a single window of the Pseudogemmatithrix spongiicola genome:
- a CDS encoding MFS transporter, with amino-acid sequence MLGLLALAEMLGMALWFAASAAAPQLTARWDLSPAQVGGLATAVQLGFVLGTALSAVLNLADLVPARRLFAASAVLGAGANLLLLALPTYSGALLSRVITGACLAGVYPPAMKMAATWFRARRGIAIATIVAALTVGKASPYLWQSLPELSLATPILAASASAVMAALLVLLWWQDGPHAFPSRPFSWGLIGDVVRTRRWRQATGGYLGHMAELYSYWTWIPAFLAASAVAQRGDASAAQSPWIGVLAFATIAVGALGCLWGGVMGDRIGRARIASRVMLASGAIAFTIGLAFGRSAWLVGALALAWGFFVIADSAQFSTLVTEAVEPHAVGTALTLQTSLGFLLTTLTIQVIPPLVDWVGWQGAFVVLGIGPMLGVYALRGLVREERVARAPA; translated from the coding sequence ATGCTGGGCTTGCTCGCACTGGCCGAGATGCTCGGCATGGCGCTGTGGTTCGCGGCGTCGGCGGCCGCGCCACAGCTGACGGCGCGCTGGGACTTAAGTCCGGCCCAAGTCGGCGGCCTCGCCACCGCTGTGCAGTTGGGCTTCGTGCTCGGCACCGCCCTGAGCGCCGTGTTGAACCTCGCGGACCTCGTTCCGGCGCGGCGCCTGTTTGCGGCGTCCGCGGTGCTCGGCGCGGGCGCGAACTTGCTCCTGCTCGCCCTGCCGACCTACAGTGGCGCCCTGTTGAGCCGCGTGATCACCGGCGCCTGCTTGGCCGGCGTGTATCCGCCCGCGATGAAGATGGCGGCGACCTGGTTCCGCGCACGACGCGGCATCGCCATCGCGACGATCGTCGCCGCACTGACGGTGGGCAAGGCCTCGCCGTACCTCTGGCAGTCGCTGCCCGAGCTCTCGCTCGCAACGCCGATCCTCGCGGCCTCGGCGTCGGCGGTGATGGCCGCGTTACTCGTCCTACTGTGGTGGCAGGACGGCCCGCACGCCTTTCCGTCGCGCCCGTTCTCATGGGGACTCATCGGCGACGTCGTGCGCACGCGCCGCTGGCGCCAGGCCACCGGCGGGTATCTTGGACACATGGCCGAGCTGTACTCGTACTGGACGTGGATTCCCGCGTTCCTGGCGGCGAGCGCCGTCGCGCAGCGCGGTGACGCAAGCGCCGCGCAGTCGCCATGGATCGGTGTGCTGGCCTTCGCGACCATTGCCGTCGGTGCGCTCGGCTGCCTCTGGGGCGGCGTGATGGGCGACCGCATCGGCAGGGCGCGCATCGCCTCGCGCGTGATGCTGGCCAGCGGAGCGATCGCCTTCACGATCGGGCTCGCCTTCGGACGCAGTGCCTGGTTGGTGGGGGCGCTCGCTCTCGCGTGGGGATTTTTCGTCATCGCCGACTCGGCGCAGTTCTCCACGCTGGTCACCGAAGCGGTGGAGCCACACGCCGTCGGTACTGCGCTCACGTTGCAGACATCGCTCGGGTTCCTGCTCACGACGCTCACGATCCAGGTGATTCCGCCGCTGGTGGACTGGGTCGGCTGGCAAGGCGCGTTCGTCGTGCTGGGCATCGGCCCCATGCTCGGCGTATATGCGCTGCGCGGCTTGGTACGCGAGGAGCGCGTCGCGAGGGCCCCCGCATGA
- a CDS encoding sugar phosphate isomerase/epimerase family protein: MSTRREVLRALGAAGLAMSLPRALRGADAADRLEGVGVQLYTLRNEMRRDPEGTLARIAELGFSEIEWWGEYGRTPAQLRALLDRHSLRAPAWHLAPELLAAERLDATLRTAATMGHKHLIVAWLPPAQRTSDGFKRIGEVLSTAGRRLASEGIRTGYHNHDFEFARVGDQTIWDVLVANTDASVVDLELDCYWAFKAGHDPVTMLQRYRDRITHLHIKDSAGAPEHRQVDVGAGVIDWKRVLEVGTAGRVRHVFVEHDEPADAWATVAAGRRHLQSLGY, encoded by the coding sequence ATGAGCACTCGCCGAGAGGTTCTCCGTGCGTTGGGTGCGGCCGGACTCGCGATGTCGCTGCCCCGCGCGTTGCGCGGCGCGGATGCCGCAGATCGCCTCGAGGGTGTGGGCGTGCAGCTCTACACGCTGCGCAACGAGATGCGGCGCGATCCCGAGGGTACGCTGGCGCGCATCGCCGAACTGGGGTTCAGCGAGATCGAGTGGTGGGGCGAGTATGGCCGGACTCCTGCGCAACTGCGGGCCCTGCTCGACCGGCATAGCCTGAGAGCGCCCGCATGGCATCTCGCGCCTGAGCTGCTCGCCGCCGAGCGGCTCGACGCGACGCTGCGTACCGCCGCGACGATGGGCCACAAGCATCTCATCGTCGCCTGGTTGCCGCCCGCCCAGCGGACGTCGGATGGCTTCAAGCGCATCGGCGAGGTGTTGAGCACCGCGGGACGTCGCTTGGCCAGCGAGGGGATCCGCACCGGATATCACAACCACGACTTTGAGTTCGCGCGCGTCGGCGACCAGACCATCTGGGATGTGCTCGTGGCCAACACCGATGCGTCCGTCGTGGATCTCGAGCTCGATTGCTACTGGGCGTTCAAGGCTGGGCATGACCCCGTCACGATGCTGCAGCGCTACCGCGACCGCATCACGCATCTGCACATCAAGGATTCCGCCGGCGCGCCGGAACATCGGCAGGTGGATGTGGGCGCGGGCGTGATCGACTGGAAGCGCGTGCTTGAGGTCGGCACGGCAGGGCGCGTGCGGCACGTGTTCGTCGAGCACGATGAGCCCGCGGATGCGTGGGCGACGGTGGCCGCGGGGCGGCGGCACCTGCAGAGTCTCGGGTACTAG
- a CDS encoding AAA family ATPase, which yields MKDTVAELELLIRSKYALLVLDTVESERADDLLALIASQLSLGFFSWSRSRGIRRGNQPTDPFIEKTAEPQAALARVLQEAVGVFHFKGLGDFLQDPVVASHVLDCVNQFGTRRGAVVISGHCVSLPDSLRPHAVHLELPVPGFAEQRQLLERIIRDQSARMPVKVDLTNEDRTRLVNNLVGLTQTEAEKVITKLIMEDGALRAGDVKRAAEAKRQIVEQDGLLDYWPSTETLGEVAGLAGLKAWLTKRRAVVHDPQRAAQFGLGFPRGVLLLGVPGCGKSLFAKAVASEWGLPLLKLDPANLYDKYIGDSEKNFKRAMRTAERMAPIVLWIDELEKAFASGGDADGGVSKRVFGTFLSWLQDRQGDVFVIATSNDIAQLPPEFIRKGRFDEVFFVDLPKPAAREEIFRIHLRKRNQDPTKFDLKLLAEATDGFSGAEIEQVVVGALYGAFSNGAGPTTTLLLGEAESTRPLSGTMWEKISQLREWAATRTVAAD from the coding sequence GTGAAAGATACGGTCGCTGAACTCGAGCTGCTGATCCGCAGCAAGTACGCCCTGCTGGTGCTCGACACGGTCGAGTCCGAGCGGGCCGACGACCTGCTCGCGCTCATTGCCAGCCAACTCTCGCTGGGCTTCTTCTCGTGGAGCCGATCGCGCGGCATCCGCCGCGGCAACCAGCCCACCGACCCGTTCATCGAGAAGACCGCGGAGCCGCAGGCCGCCCTCGCCCGCGTCCTTCAGGAAGCCGTCGGCGTGTTCCACTTCAAGGGGCTCGGCGACTTTCTCCAAGACCCCGTCGTCGCCAGCCACGTGCTCGATTGCGTCAACCAGTTCGGCACGCGGCGCGGCGCCGTCGTGATCAGCGGCCATTGCGTGTCGCTGCCGGACTCACTGCGCCCGCACGCCGTGCACCTCGAGCTGCCGGTGCCGGGATTCGCCGAGCAGCGCCAGCTGCTCGAGCGCATCATCCGCGACCAATCGGCGCGCATGCCGGTGAAGGTGGACCTCACCAACGAGGACCGCACACGCCTCGTGAACAACCTCGTCGGCCTCACGCAGACGGAAGCCGAGAAGGTGATTACCAAGCTCATCATGGAGGACGGCGCGCTGCGCGCCGGCGACGTGAAGCGCGCGGCCGAAGCGAAGCGGCAGATCGTGGAACAGGACGGCCTGCTCGATTACTGGCCGTCCACCGAGACCCTGGGCGAAGTCGCGGGCCTCGCCGGCCTCAAGGCCTGGCTCACCAAGCGCCGCGCCGTCGTGCACGATCCGCAGCGCGCCGCGCAGTTCGGCCTGGGATTCCCCCGCGGCGTGCTGCTGCTCGGCGTGCCCGGCTGCGGCAAGTCGCTGTTCGCCAAGGCGGTCGCCAGCGAGTGGGGACTGCCGCTGCTCAAGCTCGACCCCGCGAACCTCTACGACAAGTACATCGGCGACAGCGAGAAGAACTTCAAGCGCGCGATGCGCACGGCCGAGCGCATGGCGCCGATCGTGCTGTGGATCGACGAGCTCGAGAAGGCCTTCGCCAGCGGCGGCGATGCCGACGGCGGCGTATCGAAGCGCGTGTTCGGCACCTTCCTGAGCTGGCTGCAGGACCGCCAAGGCGACGTGTTCGTGATCGCGACGTCGAACGACATCGCGCAGCTGCCGCCGGAGTTCATCCGTAAGGGTCGCTTCGACGAGGTGTTCTTCGTGGACCTGCCCAAGCCGGCGGCGCGCGAGGAGATCTTCCGCATCCACCTCCGCAAGCGGAACCAGGACCCGACGAAGTTCGACCTCAAACTGCTAGCCGAGGCCACGGACGGATTCAGCGGCGCCGAGATCGAGCAGGTGGTGGTGGGGGCGCTCTACGGCGCGTTCTCCAACGGCGCCGGCCCGACGACCACCCTGCTGCTCGGGGAGGCGGAATCGACGCGGCCGCTCTCGGGGACGATGTGGGAGAAGATCAGCCAGCTCCGGGAGTGGGCGGCCACGCGCACGGTGGCCGCCGACTGA
- a CDS encoding MFS transporter: MYRPASPALGAIALATFLTLVPITLLVPGLTELVVDAHGGTRFQAHLFVSLNQFAGIIAVPVAMALHRRWPHTRRWVVGLLLLDAVAFLGMGAANTLGQLFAWRALDGIAHLPAVTFLMIAANRSGGERRGASLGVVAGALMIGVAVGAPLGGVLVDANRDLVYTVGATLLVTAAAAGAFVTASASPSRDPNARYRWDRRRLVSWMPLAYGFADRFLIGVFVSTFTLFLTEVHGVGAATRGMLMSLFLLPFAVLCWPAGKLADRVGWFGPLVVANVAFGLVYATYGVLPLSLLPVAMIASGVLSAGMFAPSLVLVSDFAKRGAGEGLFGSFQVAGSFGFLTGPLVGGILVETLRAPSGAPAWAAIFAGVGILLSLGGIISYRVLGPVAKSDRLPDPPGRHGGTVNAPLISPDVDSRGNAFTRALAVGAMRIFGWKFSGERLPDIKKFVIIVAPHTSNWDFCVGVMAMYAIGIRGTFLGKDTLFRFPLGILMRWLGGIPVDRFSKQDVVTQTADLVVARERVIIALSPEGTRKRTERWRSGFWWIAHKAQVPIVPVAFDFSKREIRIYPPFETTGDPDRDIVELRTRFTPEMAFDPRKYVA; this comes from the coding sequence GTGTACCGTCCGGCATCCCCGGCGCTGGGCGCCATCGCGCTCGCGACCTTCCTGACGCTCGTCCCCATTACCCTGCTCGTCCCCGGGCTCACCGAGCTCGTGGTCGACGCGCATGGCGGGACGCGGTTCCAGGCGCATCTGTTCGTGTCCCTGAACCAGTTCGCCGGCATCATCGCCGTGCCGGTGGCGATGGCCCTGCACCGGCGCTGGCCGCACACGCGGCGCTGGGTGGTCGGGTTGCTGCTGCTCGACGCCGTGGCCTTCCTCGGCATGGGCGCGGCGAACACGCTGGGCCAGCTCTTCGCCTGGCGCGCGCTCGATGGCATTGCGCATCTGCCGGCGGTGACGTTCCTCATGATCGCGGCGAATCGCTCCGGTGGCGAGCGGCGTGGCGCCTCGCTCGGCGTCGTAGCCGGCGCCCTGATGATCGGTGTGGCGGTGGGCGCGCCGCTGGGCGGCGTGCTTGTCGACGCGAATCGCGATCTCGTGTACACCGTCGGCGCGACGCTGCTCGTGACCGCGGCAGCGGCCGGTGCCTTCGTCACGGCGAGCGCCTCGCCGTCGCGCGATCCGAATGCGCGGTATCGCTGGGACCGCCGCCGCTTGGTGAGCTGGATGCCCTTGGCCTACGGCTTCGCCGATCGCTTCCTCATCGGTGTGTTCGTCTCGACGTTCACGCTGTTCCTCACCGAGGTGCACGGCGTGGGGGCCGCGACGCGCGGCATGTTGATGTCGCTGTTCCTGCTGCCGTTCGCCGTGCTCTGCTGGCCGGCCGGCAAGCTGGCCGATCGCGTCGGGTGGTTCGGCCCGCTGGTCGTCGCGAACGTGGCCTTCGGCTTGGTCTACGCGACATACGGCGTCCTCCCGCTCTCGCTGTTGCCCGTCGCGATGATTGCCAGCGGCGTGCTCAGCGCGGGCATGTTCGCACCGAGCCTGGTGCTGGTGAGCGATTTCGCGAAGCGCGGCGCGGGCGAGGGATTGTTCGGCAGCTTCCAGGTCGCGGGCTCGTTCGGCTTCCTGACCGGGCCGTTGGTGGGCGGCATCCTCGTCGAGACGCTGCGTGCGCCGAGTGGCGCTCCCGCGTGGGCGGCCATTTTCGCCGGTGTCGGCATCCTGCTCTCGCTGGGCGGGATCATCAGCTATCGCGTGCTCGGCCCCGTCGCCAAGAGCGATCGCCTGCCCGATCCACCGGGCCGTCACGGCGGTACCGTCAACGCCCCGCTGATCTCGCCGGATGTGGACTCGCGCGGCAACGCGTTCACGCGCGCCCTCGCCGTCGGGGCGATGCGGATCTTCGGCTGGAAGTTCAGCGGCGAGCGCCTGCCCGACATCAAGAAGTTCGTGATCATCGTCGCGCCGCACACGAGCAACTGGGACTTCTGCGTCGGCGTGATGGCCATGTACGCCATCGGCATCCGCGGCACCTTCTTGGGAAAGGACACGCTGTTCCGCTTCCCGCTCGGCATCCTCATGCGCTGGCTCGGCGGGATCCCGGTGGACCGGTTCAGCAAGCAGGACGTCGTCACGCAGACCGCCGACCTCGTCGTCGCGCGCGAGCGCGTGATCATTGCGCTGAGTCCCGAGGGCACCCGCAAGCGCACGGAGCGCTGGCGCAGCGGCTTCTGGTGGATCGCCCACAAGGCCCAGGTGCCGATCGTGCCGGTGGCGTTCGACTTCTCCAAGCGGGAGATTCGCATCTACCCGCCGTTCGAGACGACGGGCGATCCGGACCGCGACATCGTCGAGTTGCGGACGCGGTTTACGCCGGAGATGGCCTTCGACCCGAGGAAGTACGTCGCATGA
- a CDS encoding ATP-binding protein has protein sequence MNVLEQLRRRIAPTADEEEADPLSWRERVLFALLAMSLILGTLSGVPSMMLAYRDGMWLTIGVDLTALIACWILTLHPRISFAWRAGLFLGIAYAVGVYFLLAVGLVSQIYLMAVPILTALLMGLRPSILALLLVSATLGFVGYFFAADLPMGRLADAPRLKFTLIALNFLFVDATLTISVAVLMRWLERSLERERKSATSRDRLAGAVAQALEGIILCDRDGRVDYANAAAARLLAGATQLHFEEIESESGVSLAEAMRVAGAWRGTVRIPNDSETPLECELTVSPLVLRDPSAGEFVAILRDVTHERRLEERLRRGEKLEALGTLSGGIAHDFNNIIGSILAVAEVERLSASGPQAEALERIAMACRRARDIVRQMMAFSRQEVRSRRPQRLAAVVSETLPLLRASIPATISFQTELGARHKVAVDAAEVHQVLLNLGTNAAQAMASRESGTLFVSVRDVVADDATRRIWPSAHPGETYVELSVRDTGVGIPRRHLDRIFDPFFTTKQPSEGTGLGLASVHGIVRSLGGEIQVESVEGQGTEFRILLPTVEEESASGPRPVRGESPTRQRWQGVRALVVDDEPVLRHTLQLVLQRAGFDVRSAEDAGTALDLLRAEGPPIQLLLTDLSLPGGSGLAIIRAARERSPETRSILISGYSHEASEADATVKPDAFLQKPFEINALLATVEQVMA, from the coding sequence ATGAACGTTCTCGAGCAACTCCGGCGCCGCATCGCGCCGACCGCCGACGAAGAGGAGGCGGATCCGCTCAGTTGGCGCGAACGAGTCCTCTTCGCGCTGCTGGCGATGTCGCTGATTCTCGGGACGCTCAGCGGCGTGCCGAGCATGATGCTCGCGTATCGGGACGGGATGTGGCTGACCATCGGCGTCGATCTCACCGCGCTCATCGCGTGCTGGATCCTCACGCTGCATCCGCGCATTTCGTTTGCCTGGCGCGCCGGACTGTTCCTCGGCATCGCGTACGCCGTCGGTGTGTACTTCCTGCTGGCGGTCGGCCTAGTCAGCCAGATCTACCTGATGGCGGTGCCGATTCTCACCGCGTTGCTCATGGGATTGCGGCCGTCGATCCTGGCACTGCTGCTCGTGTCGGCGACACTCGGGTTCGTCGGCTACTTCTTCGCCGCGGACCTTCCCATGGGACGCTTGGCGGACGCGCCGCGCCTCAAGTTCACGCTTATCGCGCTCAACTTCCTCTTCGTCGACGCAACCCTCACGATCTCCGTGGCGGTGCTGATGCGGTGGCTGGAGCGCTCGCTCGAGCGCGAACGCAAGTCCGCGACGAGCCGCGACCGACTCGCCGGCGCGGTGGCGCAGGCACTCGAAGGCATCATTCTCTGCGATCGCGATGGTCGGGTGGACTACGCGAATGCGGCCGCCGCACGCTTGCTGGCTGGCGCCACGCAACTGCACTTCGAGGAGATTGAGTCGGAGAGCGGCGTCTCGTTGGCCGAGGCGATGCGGGTGGCTGGCGCCTGGCGCGGGACGGTGCGCATCCCGAACGACAGTGAGACGCCGCTCGAATGCGAGCTCACGGTCTCGCCGCTCGTGCTCCGCGACCCGTCCGCCGGCGAGTTCGTCGCCATCCTCCGCGACGTGACGCACGAACGCCGCCTCGAGGAACGGCTGCGCCGCGGCGAGAAGCTCGAGGCGCTCGGTACGCTCTCCGGGGGCATTGCGCACGACTTCAACAACATCATCGGCTCGATCCTTGCGGTCGCCGAGGTCGAGCGCCTCTCCGCGAGTGGTCCGCAGGCGGAGGCGCTGGAGCGCATCGCGATGGCCTGCCGACGCGCGCGCGACATCGTGCGTCAGATGATGGCGTTCAGCCGCCAGGAGGTCCGGAGCCGGCGTCCCCAGCGGCTCGCGGCCGTCGTCAGCGAGACATTGCCGTTGCTCCGGGCGTCGATTCCCGCGACGATCAGCTTCCAGACGGAGCTCGGCGCCAGGCACAAAGTCGCGGTCGACGCTGCCGAAGTGCATCAGGTGCTGCTTAACCTCGGCACCAACGCCGCACAGGCCATGGCCTCGCGCGAGTCCGGCACGCTGTTCGTCAGCGTGCGCGACGTCGTCGCTGACGACGCCACGCGGCGCATATGGCCCTCTGCGCATCCCGGCGAGACCTACGTCGAGCTGAGCGTGCGCGATACCGGCGTCGGCATCCCCCGGCGCCATCTCGACCGCATCTTCGATCCATTCTTCACCACCAAGCAGCCCAGCGAAGGTACCGGCCTTGGCCTCGCCAGTGTCCACGGCATCGTCCGGTCCCTCGGTGGCGAGATTCAGGTCGAGTCGGTGGAAGGGCAGGGGACCGAGTTCCGGATCCTGTTGCCGACCGTCGAGGAGGAGTCGGCGAGCGGCCCGCGGCCGGTCCGCGGCGAGTCGCCGACCCGGCAGCGCTGGCAGGGCGTGCGAGCGCTCGTCGTGGACGATGAGCCCGTGCTCCGGCATACGTTGCAACTCGTGCTGCAGCGGGCGGGATTCGACGTGCGCTCTGCCGAGGACGCGGGGACCGCGCTCGATCTCCTGCGGGCGGAGGGGCCGCCGATCCAGCTCTTGCTCACGGACCTCTCGTTGCCCGGCGGCAGTGGGCTGGCGATCATCCGCGCGGCTCGCGAGCGCTCGCCGGAGACGCGGAGCATCCTCATCTCAGGCTACAGCCACGAGGCGAGCGAGGCGGATGCGACGGTGAAGCCCGATGCGTTCCTGCAGAAGCCGTTCGAAATCAATGCGTTGCTGGCGACGGTGGAGCAGGTCATGGCGTAG
- a CDS encoding type II secretion system F family protein, whose translation MSVLAVMRAFDDGRDRAEFYRGWRMGLTAGLSHPMILSKSLARGGLAGRIREYLLAGTERGEGIATLVKRAPHLFEPFESALLAMGEESGQLDQMLTHLADFHTRQYKVILALRKWMSYPMFVSLFAVVALPLPLVFQNRVGAYWTATISGLVLWFAAGGLVFARLAQRYQQRPQFVRARFARTLALCIGAGLSLPRALLLAGDASGSPALAAHLRRIGERRLGAQPALDSLRGAPVMTPELEAALLVAEKTGDFAGPVGRLADLYEDGFK comes from the coding sequence ATGAGCGTCCTCGCCGTGATGCGCGCCTTCGACGACGGGCGCGACCGCGCGGAGTTCTACCGCGGCTGGCGCATGGGGCTCACGGCGGGGCTGTCGCACCCGATGATCTTGTCGAAGTCGCTGGCACGTGGCGGGCTCGCGGGCCGCATCCGCGAGTATCTGCTCGCCGGCACCGAGCGCGGCGAAGGCATCGCGACGCTCGTGAAGCGCGCGCCCCATCTCTTCGAGCCCTTCGAGTCGGCGCTGCTGGCGATGGGCGAGGAGAGCGGCCAGCTCGACCAGATGCTCACGCATCTCGCCGACTTCCACACGCGGCAGTACAAGGTCATCCTGGCACTGCGTAAATGGATGTCGTATCCGATGTTCGTCTCGCTGTTCGCCGTGGTGGCGCTGCCGCTGCCACTGGTGTTCCAGAATCGCGTCGGCGCGTACTGGACGGCGACGATCTCCGGGCTCGTGCTCTGGTTCGCGGCCGGCGGCCTCGTGTTCGCGCGACTGGCGCAGCGGTACCAGCAGCGGCCGCAGTTCGTACGGGCGCGCTTCGCACGCACCCTGGCGCTCTGCATTGGCGCCGGATTGTCGCTGCCCCGCGCCTTGCTGCTCGCTGGCGATGCCTCGGGGAGTCCGGCCCTGGCCGCGCACCTGCGGCGCATCGGCGAGCGGCGCTTGGGGGCGCAGCCCGCGCTGGACTCCCTGCGCGGCGCCCCCGTTATGACGCCCGAGCTCGAGGCGGCCTTGCTGGTCGCCGAGAAGACCGGAGATTTTGCCGGCCCCGTGGGGCGTCTGGCGGACCTGTACGAGGACGGCTTCAAGTAG